The sequence AAGAAACTGGTACGATCGTTCGAATACGACTTCCCTTGCTTATGGTCCCCACAGGGGGGGCCAAGCGCGTAGCTGCATAGCGCGCTTCCAGGTTGATCGGCGACGAAGTCAGCAGTCCGATTTCTCGAGTCTTCGAGAATGCGGATTTCCTGCCCGCTCCAATCCCTTCGAGGCCTCGGTATGCAGGATCCGCGGCTTTGCCTGCTTCACGGTGGTTACGTCCGGACGGCAGCTTGAAGCTTGCCGTAAACCTGTAGCATTCGCTCGATCATCGCATCGATTCCATACTCGCTCGCGATCGAGCGGGCGGCATCGATGGTTGCAGGTTTGGCCGCAAGATCGAGCGCGCGGCAAAGCGCCTGCGCGAGGCCCTCACCGTCGCCTGCGTTGCGGACGAGGCTCGGATCGAGCCGTGCGACCGCATCGCGAGCGCCGCAACCCGTGCTGGTCACGATCGGCAGCCCGCAGGCGAGCGCCTCGATCGCCGTTGACGGAAACGGGTCATAGACCGCGGGCAGGATCAGGACATCGGCTCCGGCATAGTATGGAAGCGGATCGGTCACCGGCCCGATCAGGCGCAAGCGTGTTGCCGCAAGGCCGGCCCGTGCCGCGCACGCCGTGTAGGCGGCTGGCCGCCGGTCGCTGCCGATCACCCATAGTTCGGCATCGGTACGGCTCAAGGCTAAGGCGGTAATCGCCGCATCTAAGCCCTTGCGTTTATAGCCCGACCCGATGAACAGAACGACTGGCCGGTTTTTGTCGACGCCGAGCCGCTTGCGAAGCTCCGTGCGGTACTGCGTACGCGCCTCTGGCCGAAACCGTGACAGGTCGATCCCGTTCGGGACATGATGAATACGTTCGCGCGCATA comes from Candidatus Binatus sp. and encodes:
- a CDS encoding glycosyltransferase family 4 protein, with the protein product GSIIQVHERIPCCDVFRAGDGVHAAYLEHRARGMTRLARAAQWLDPFHRGVLALERRLFASRRLKAVLVNSAMVEDEIVHHYSYARERIHHVPNGIDLSRFRPEARTQYRTELRKRLGVDKNRPVVLFIGSGYKRKGLDAAITALALSRTDAELWVIGSDRRPAAYTACAARAGLAATRLRLIGPVTDPLPYYAGADVLILPAVYDPFPSTAIEALACGLPIVTSTGCGARDAVARLDPSLVRNAGDGEGLAQALCRALDLAAKPATIDAARSIASEYGIDAMIERMLQVYGKLQAAVRT